In one window of Helianthus annuus cultivar XRQ/B chromosome 17, HanXRQr2.0-SUNRISE, whole genome shotgun sequence DNA:
- the LOC110877586 gene encoding uncharacterized protein LOC110877586 has protein sequence MVRNPNNEASSSKSSKTSDDTGSSTWPNLNPELLSLIMMRLRVVDYLAFSGVCKSWRSLAHSEKNKFMSSKQPMSVSFSFSTKAKKECHLTDLNGNTFTTVLPSSTAKTSVGSTCGYLIFFGRKTREFVLVNPITRHELHFPGFPFHVSNDPTSVRGTLVFSPSISGWVLVISHRFSSVISFSLAGTQPSWDYLSFNFPVLDIHYFKGKIYSLNSENRLCEVKLNSKPQPVLTPLTMKNVPEHELIHPEFVSSGENLYVVSRISKDAYETFKIDFNKMEWVSTGKTIGEYAVFVSDLKSSSAMNPDTWMLYDTDKSKNKGMWFTANLWYFRHVCEQANLLQ, from the coding sequence ATGGTTAGAAACCCGAACAATGAGGCATCTAGCAGCAAGAGTTCCAAGACATCTGACGACACGGGTTCATCAACATGGCCAAATCTGAACCCAGAATTGCTCTCTTTAATCATGATGCGACTTCGAGTGGTTGATTACCTTGCATTCAGCGGCGTATGCAAATCTTGGAGGTCACTCGCACACTCCGAGAAGAACAAGTTCATGAGTTCCAAACAACCCATGTCGGTATCGTTCTCATTCTCTACAAAAGCTAAGAAAGAGTGTCACTTAACGGACTTAAACGGAAATACGTTCACGACCGTTCTTCCAAGTTCCACCGCGAAAACATCCGTAGGATCAACTTGCGGCTACCTGATCTTCTTCGGTAGGAAAACCCGTGAGTTCGTTCTCGTGAATCCTATCACGAGGCACGAACTTCATTTCCCGGGGTTTCCGTTTCACGTAAGTAATGATCCAACGAGCGTCAGGGGTACACTCGTCTTTTCACCCTCGATCTCTGGATGGGTGCTTGTGATCTCACACAGATTCTCGAGTGTCATATCGTTCTCTTTAGCGGGTACACAACCCTCGTGGGATTATCTTTCGTTCAATTTTCCCGTACTGGATATACATTATTTTAAGGGAAAGATATATTCCCTAAACAGCGAGAATCGTTTATGTGAAGTGAAACTTAACTCGAAACCACAGCCTGTTTTGACACCACTCACGATGAAAAACGTCCCTGAGCATGAACTCATACATCCGGAGTTTGTAAGCTCAGGTGAAAACCTGTATGTGGTGAGTCGCATTTCAAAAGATGCGTACGAGACTTTTAAAATAGATTTTAACAAAATGGAATGGGTGTCGACTGGAAAGACGATCGGGGAGTACGCAGTCTTTGTTAGCGACTTGAAGAGTAGCTCGGCTATGAATCCTGACACCTGGATGCTGTATGATACCgataaaagtaaaaacaaaggCATGTGGTTTACAGCAAACTTGTGGTACTTCCGTCATGTTTGCGAGCAGGCTAATCTCCTACAGTAA